TGCCTCAAGCCCCTCGATCGTGCGGTTCAGCGCATCGAGCGATGCTCTGTCGGAATGCCGGGGGATATTGGATCGCGATCCGTTCATCTTCCTGCTCGCTTCGTCTGCTCGGGACCCCCGTCAGGGCCAGGCCATTGGCTTGAGAGACCGTTCACCGGAGAAGAGCTTATTAGACTTTTCTCAACTTGAACGGCGTAGCGGCACTCCAAGTAAACGCGAGACTTGAAAAAGGAATGCGGATCACCACTGCTTACCCCGCACCTTTCACGAGACGTGGTAAACAAGCCGTTAACTTCAGTGAGAATTTTTTAATGTTTCGGTAAATCGGCACAGATTTTGAGCTAGATGCGCCGCTCCTTGATGGTGTTCATCACAAAGCTGGTCTCGATCGTATCGACGCATTTCAACCGCGCGATCTTCTCCTTGATGAAGCGCTCGTATTGATCCAGCCCAGCGCTCATCACCTTCAGGACATAGTCGCGCGAACCGGTGACGAGATGGCACTCGAGCACTTCGTCCCAACTGCGTACGGCAGTCTCGAACATCTGGATCTCGTCCTCGTGCTGGCGGCTGAGCCTTACGCAGGCGATTGCCGTCATCGTCCAGCCTTGTGCGATCGGATCGACCAGCGTCGTGTAGCCCTTTATGACGCCCGTCTCCTCCAGCCGCCGCAGCCTTCGAAGGCATGCCGAAGCAGAAAGCCCCACGCGCTCGGCAAGCTCGTTGTTGGTGATGCGCGCATCGGCCGTCAGTTCCTTCAGGATTCGCCGGTCGGTCTCATCAGCAATTTTCTGCGCCATATTTCAGATTGCTCCGCAGGAAGTTGCTTCCAAAGACCTCCTCCTGCGCCAAATAGCA
Above is a window of Rhizobium etli 8C-3 DNA encoding:
- a CDS encoding Lrp/AsnC family transcriptional regulator, encoding MAQKIADETDRRILKELTADARITNNELAERVGLSASACLRRLRRLEETGVIKGYTTLVDPIAQGWTMTAIACVRLSRQHEDEIQMFETAVRSWDEVLECHLVTGSRDYVLKVMSAGLDQYERFIKEKIARLKCVDTIETSFVMNTIKERRI